One part of the Candidatus Zixiibacteriota bacterium genome encodes these proteins:
- the selD gene encoding selenide, water dikinase SelD gives MIRLTEKVSCAGUASKLGAGALSEVIGALPIIHDENLLVGSSTADDAGVYRISKTEALILTVDFFPPIVDDPYTFGQIAAANALSDVFAMGGKPLVGLNIACFPADMPLTILADILRGGQDKVHEAGALIVGGHTVKDKEIKYGVAVTGRILIDDIKTNSSAVVGDLLILTKPLGTGIISTALKRGKAESPDVDYIMKQMSALNNIASDAMVRHNASSATDITGFGLIGHALEMARGSNLTFRLKSDDIPLIPNALRYSSEGFIPGGLNDNRRTFEPEVNYLSQPEKARDHLLYDPQTSGGLLVSASPRNAKAIVEEIKSRGSEAVIIGEVVRKEQKPIVIE, from the coding sequence TGCACTCTCCGAGGTGATCGGCGCGTTGCCGATAATTCATGACGAAAACCTGCTGGTCGGTTCTTCTACCGCCGACGATGCCGGGGTATATCGCATTTCCAAGACCGAAGCGCTGATACTGACGGTCGATTTCTTTCCACCGATCGTCGATGATCCATACACTTTCGGTCAGATTGCGGCCGCCAATGCCCTTTCCGATGTTTTCGCGATGGGTGGCAAACCCCTGGTGGGTTTAAATATCGCTTGCTTTCCAGCCGATATGCCGTTGACCATACTGGCCGACATACTGCGCGGGGGACAGGACAAGGTGCATGAAGCCGGGGCACTCATTGTCGGCGGACATACGGTCAAGGATAAAGAAATCAAGTACGGTGTGGCGGTCACCGGCAGGATCCTGATCGATGATATCAAGACCAACTCTTCAGCTGTGGTCGGTGATCTGCTGATATTAACCAAACCGCTCGGCACCGGGATCATATCGACCGCCCTCAAGCGCGGGAAAGCTGAATCACCCGATGTCGATTACATCATGAAACAGATGAGCGCGCTCAACAATATCGCTTCGGACGCCATGGTACGGCATAATGCCTCCTCGGCCACTGATATCACCGGTTTCGGGTTGATCGGGCATGCTCTCGAAATGGCTCGCGGATCAAATCTCACTTTCAGGCTGAAATCGGACGATATTCCCCTGATTCCAAACGCCTTAAGGTATTCATCCGAAGGTTTCATCCCGGGAGGCCTGAACGACAACCGCAGGACTTTCGAGCCGGAAGTTAATTATCTAAGCCAACCCGAAAAAGCGCGTGATCATTTGCTCTATGACCCCCAGACCTCCGGTGGCCTGTTGGTTTCAGCCTCGCCCCGGAATGCGAAAGCTATTGTGGAGGAGATCAAGTCACGTGGCTCGGAAGCAGTGATAATCGGCGAAGTGGTAAGAAAAGAACAAAAACCAATAGTGATCGAGTAG